A window of the Streptomyces griseochromogenes genome harbors these coding sequences:
- a CDS encoding ABC transporter ATP-binding protein yields the protein MTLLTVRDLTVDFSGGIRAVDSMDLDLAAGTVLGVVGESGSGKSVTSLAIMGLLPDARITGEVRFDGHQLIGLDGRALRRLRGDRIAMIFQDPLSSLNPYYSVGFQIAEAYRAHRRAGRHEGHRIAVSMLDRVGIPEPERRARAYPHEFSGGMRQRVMIAMALCLEPDLLIADEPTTALDVTVQAQILDLLRELRERSGTAIMLITHDMGVVAGLADDVVVMYGGRAVERGTVREVFYRPRDTYTKGLLACVPRVDGPLPDRLPTLSAPEETV from the coding sequence ATGACCCTGCTGACCGTACGCGACCTGACCGTGGACTTCTCGGGCGGCATACGCGCCGTCGACAGCATGGACCTGGACCTGGCCGCCGGGACGGTGCTCGGCGTGGTGGGTGAGTCGGGCAGCGGCAAGTCCGTGACGAGCCTGGCCATCATGGGCCTGTTGCCGGATGCTCGGATCACGGGTGAAGTCCGGTTCGACGGGCATCAGTTGATCGGCCTGGACGGGCGGGCGCTGCGCCGGCTGCGCGGAGACCGGATCGCGATGATCTTCCAGGATCCGCTGTCCTCCCTGAACCCCTACTACTCGGTGGGCTTCCAGATCGCCGAAGCCTATCGCGCGCACCGCCGGGCGGGGCGTCACGAGGGGCACCGGATCGCGGTGAGCATGCTGGACCGGGTCGGCATTCCCGAACCCGAACGGCGCGCCCGCGCGTACCCGCACGAGTTCTCCGGCGGTATGCGCCAGCGCGTGATGATCGCGATGGCCCTGTGTCTGGAGCCCGACCTGCTCATCGCCGACGAACCGACCACCGCGCTCGACGTCACCGTGCAGGCCCAGATCCTGGACCTGCTGCGAGAGCTACGGGAGCGGTCCGGCACCGCCATCATGCTCATCACCCACGACATGGGCGTGGTCGCGGGACTGGCCGACGACGTCGTCGTGATGTACGGCGGCCGCGCGGTCGAGCGGGGCACGGTCCGCGAGGTGTTCTATCGCCCGCGCGACACCTACACCAAGGGCCTGCTCGCCTGCGTACCACGCGTCGACGGGCCATTGCCCGACCGTCTGCCCACCTTGTCGGCACCGGAGGAGACGGTGTGA
- a CDS encoding ABC transporter ATP-binding protein, translated as MNSASPVNPPLLEARDLVKQFPVRHGLTRRLAGRVRAVDGVSLRVDAGETLGLVGESGCGKSTVARLLTRLIEPTSGTICVAGRELSSLSEQLMRPVRRDLQMIFQDPFSSLNPRQTVRQILTAPYRYQGLTPDEPVEQLLERVGLRPEHAARYPYEFSGGQAQRIGIARALALRPRLVVCDEPVTALDVRVQAQILNLLKDLQQEYGLAYVFIAHDLGAVRQISTRVAVMYLGTVVETADRDTLYGRAAHPYTHALLSAVPLPDPDTERTRERIVLHGDLPSPLAPPSGCPFRTRCPKAADRCAAERPALHAIAAGHEVACHYPEPLTRPCAAPVAEERTS; from the coding sequence ATGAATTCGGCGAGTCCCGTGAATCCACCGCTGCTCGAAGCACGCGACCTGGTCAAGCAGTTCCCCGTACGGCACGGCCTGACCCGGCGGCTCGCCGGACGCGTCAGGGCAGTTGACGGTGTGTCGCTACGGGTGGACGCGGGGGAGACGCTGGGCCTGGTCGGCGAGTCCGGCTGCGGCAAGTCCACGGTGGCCCGGCTGCTGACCCGGCTCATCGAGCCCACCTCGGGCACGATCTGCGTGGCAGGAAGGGAACTGTCCTCACTGAGTGAGCAGTTGATGCGGCCGGTACGCCGCGACCTGCAAATGATCTTCCAGGATCCCTTCTCCTCGCTCAACCCCCGCCAGACCGTCCGCCAGATCCTGACGGCCCCCTACCGCTACCAGGGGCTGACCCCCGACGAACCGGTGGAGCAGCTGCTGGAGCGAGTGGGCCTGCGGCCGGAGCACGCCGCCCGCTACCCCTACGAGTTCTCCGGCGGCCAGGCTCAGCGCATCGGGATCGCCCGGGCGCTGGCGCTGCGGCCGAGACTGGTGGTGTGCGACGAGCCCGTCACGGCGCTCGACGTGCGGGTCCAGGCGCAGATCCTCAACCTGCTCAAGGATCTGCAGCAGGAGTACGGGCTCGCCTACGTGTTCATCGCGCACGACCTCGGCGCGGTCCGCCAGATCAGCACGCGCGTCGCCGTGATGTACCTGGGCACGGTCGTGGAAACGGCCGACCGCGACACCCTCTACGGCCGGGCCGCCCACCCCTATACCCACGCCCTGCTCTCCGCCGTACCGCTGCCCGACCCGGACACCGAACGGACCCGCGAGCGGATCGTCCTCCACGGCGACCTGCCCAGTCCGCTCGCCCCGCCCAGCGGCTGCCCGTTCCGCACCCGCTGTCCCAAGGCGGCCGACCGCTGTGCCGCCGAACGGCCCGCGCTGCACGCGATCGCCGCGGGCCACGAGGTCGCCTGCCACTACCCGGAGCCGCTGACCCGGCCGTGTGCCGCGCCGGTCGCCGAGGAAAGGACCTCATGA